One Methylosinus sp. C49 DNA segment encodes these proteins:
- a CDS encoding CsbD family protein, with translation MEWNQIQGNWKQATGKIKEKWGDLTDDDLTRIQGKRDQFEGELQKRYGKSKEAVQKDVDEWLKTLH, from the coding sequence ATGGAATGGAACCAGATCCAAGGCAATTGGAAGCAGGCTACGGGCAAGATCAAAGAGAAATGGGGCGACTTGACCGATGACGATCTGACCAGGATCCAGGGCAAGCGCGACCAATTCGAAGGCGAATTGCAGAAACGCTACGGGAAAAGCAAGGAAGCCGTTCAAAAAGACGTGGATGAATGGCTGAAGACGCTCCACTGA
- a CDS encoding glycosyltransferase family 2 protein, with amino-acid sequence MTKQAIALLPQKDVAIENGRFFALSKEPWLRVEGDFGARRFVEIVFRASLLDDPVRPVLRFVTKDRVIDRILPGPVAGAGVWIGALPRDARAILISPTNRPGAFGFAIESLRPVGLFEALARVWRRKPAKLWSYFLPTLFGYRAEAENAIDWASNFEPLDAFENWRARRARPFEPTGLDAPRGAPDRAPRFAILLSGAEATQDQWARTLASIERQSYPSPARLARSEAEFLPLLAEADFVAHLRAGDELAVHAFAALAEQIARAPQTKLIYADELLRTAHGLQPRFTPDWSPTLAAARPYFGRCAFYAAATLAAESIEAAMRAAPFRLAREEIAHLRRWLLTRDEDSEPPPVVAPPAPAEPARIVSIIVLTRDRADLLGPCVESILRLSTHPSFELVIVDNGSREAKTFAIFDKAKKDPRVRLLSRPEPFNFARLNNDAARTARGEVILFLNNDTVVVSPDWLETLARRAMAPQTGAVGALLLYPDGRIQHAGVTIGLGQDAGHFGALVAPQTPSWLGRAALAHESSAVTAACMAVERRKFDAVGGFDEINLPIEFNDTDLCLRLAERGWTSLYEPAARLLHYESASRGSAKFRPMSVYAKERDYFRDRWRDVIRDDPFYHPAMSLYARHPALW; translated from the coding sequence TTGACGAAGCAGGCAATCGCGCTCCTTCCGCAAAAGGACGTCGCCATAGAGAATGGCCGCTTCTTCGCCCTCTCGAAGGAGCCCTGGCTGCGCGTGGAGGGCGATTTCGGCGCGCGTCGTTTCGTCGAGATCGTCTTTCGGGCGAGCCTGCTGGACGATCCTGTGCGGCCGGTGCTGCGCTTCGTGACCAAAGATCGCGTCATCGATCGCATTCTTCCCGGCCCCGTGGCCGGCGCCGGCGTCTGGATCGGCGCCCTGCCCCGCGACGCGCGCGCGATTCTCATCAGTCCCACCAACAGGCCCGGCGCTTTCGGCTTTGCGATCGAGAGCCTGCGGCCTGTCGGCCTCTTCGAGGCGCTCGCCCGGGTCTGGCGCCGCAAGCCGGCGAAGCTCTGGTCCTATTTCCTGCCCACGCTCTTCGGCTATCGCGCGGAGGCCGAGAATGCGATCGATTGGGCGAGCAATTTCGAGCCGCTCGACGCATTCGAAAATTGGCGCGCGCGCCGCGCCCGTCCTTTCGAGCCGACGGGCCTCGATGCGCCGCGCGGCGCGCCGGACAGAGCGCCGCGCTTCGCGATTCTCCTCTCCGGCGCGGAGGCGACGCAAGACCAATGGGCGCGCACGCTCGCCTCGATCGAACGGCAATCCTATCCCTCGCCCGCGCGTCTCGCGCGCAGCGAGGCCGAGTTCCTTCCTCTGCTCGCGGAGGCGGATTTCGTCGCGCATCTGCGCGCGGGCGATGAATTGGCCGTTCACGCCTTCGCCGCTCTCGCCGAGCAGATCGCGCGCGCGCCGCAGACGAAGCTGATCTACGCCGACGAGCTGCTGCGCACGGCGCATGGGTTGCAGCCGCGCTTCACGCCGGATTGGAGCCCGACGCTGGCGGCGGCGCGCCCCTATTTCGGCCGCTGCGCCTTCTATGCAGCCGCGACTCTCGCCGCAGAATCGATCGAAGCCGCGATGCGCGCCGCGCCTTTCCGCCTCGCTCGTGAGGAGATCGCGCATCTGCGCCGCTGGCTGCTCACACGCGACGAAGACTCAGAGCCGCCGCCGGTCGTCGCGCCGCCGGCGCCCGCAGAGCCGGCGCGGATCGTCTCCATCATCGTACTGACGCGCGACCGCGCCGATCTGCTCGGTCCCTGCGTCGAGAGCATTTTGCGCCTCTCGACGCATCCGTCCTTCGAGCTCGTCATCGTCGACAACGGTAGCCGCGAGGCGAAGACTTTCGCCATTTTCGACAAGGCGAAGAAAGACCCACGCGTGCGCCTGCTGTCGCGCCCAGAGCCGTTCAATTTCGCGCGCCTCAACAATGACGCCGCTCGCACGGCGCGCGGCGAGGTGATCCTCTTCCTCAACAATGACACGGTGGTCGTCAGCCCGGACTGGCTGGAGACGCTGGCGCGCAGGGCCATGGCGCCGCAGACGGGCGCCGTCGGCGCGCTGCTGCTCTATCCCGACGGCCGCATCCAGCATGCCGGCGTCACCATAGGGCTCGGACAGGACGCTGGCCATTTCGGCGCGCTGGTCGCGCCGCAGACGCCATCATGGCTCGGCCGCGCCGCCCTCGCGCATGAGAGCTCCGCCGTCACCGCCGCCTGCATGGCGGTGGAGCGCCGCAAGTTCGACGCGGTCGGCGGTTTCGACGAGATCAATCTGCCGATCGAGTTCAACGACACTGATCTCTGCTTGCGCCTCGCCGAACGCGGCTGGACGTCGCTGTACGAGCCGGCCGCGCGGCTGTTGCATTATGAATCGGCGTCACGCGGCTCGGCCAAGTTTCGCCCGATGAGCGTCTATGCGAAAGAGCGCGACTATTTCCGGGACCGCTGGCGCGACGTCATTCGCGACGATCCCTTTTATCATCCCGCAATGTCGCTCTACGCGCGCCATCCGGCGCTCTGGTGA
- a CDS encoding YggT family protein translates to MQYAVANLIFTIIDLYWWVVIAMAVMSWLIAFDVVNTRSRVVYSLWNALNALTEPVLRPIRSVLPSLGGMDISPIILLLALQFLRNLVAGQLGGMG, encoded by the coding sequence ATGCAATATGCCGTGGCCAATCTCATCTTCACGATCATCGATCTCTATTGGTGGGTCGTCATCGCAATGGCGGTCATGTCCTGGCTCATCGCCTTCGATGTGGTGAACACCCGATCGCGCGTCGTCTACTCGCTGTGGAACGCGCTGAATGCGCTGACCGAGCCGGTGCTGCGGCCGATTCGCAGCGTGCTGCCGAGCCTCGGCGGAATGGACATCTCGCCGATCATCCTGCTGCTCGCGCTGCAATTCCTGCGCAATCTCGTCGCTGGCCAGCTCGGCGGCATGGGCTGA
- a CDS encoding polyphosphate kinase 2 family protein, producing MDWREKYGVEPGGKLRLSNYDPSDTGKHKSHEEALPKIKDHVERMAKLQYLLYADGSQALLIVLQGLDAAGKDGTIRHLFSGMNPQGVSVACFKQPTPIEHEHDFLWRIHAHAPAKGGVVIFNRSHYEDVLVVRVHKLVPRDIWSKRYDEINEFEHLLTRDGNVKILKFYLHISPEEQLARFKQRLDDPARNWKISESDYTEREYWPQYVEAYEEALSRTSTKQAPWFVVPSNHKWFRDLVISRIVVDTLDEMGLKLPPTRVDLAQITKKYHAAVADAKNGSFGKGK from the coding sequence ATGGATTGGCGCGAGAAATACGGGGTCGAGCCGGGCGGAAAGCTCCGCCTCTCCAATTACGACCCCTCGGACACGGGCAAGCACAAGTCCCATGAGGAGGCGCTGCCCAAGATCAAGGACCATGTCGAGCGCATGGCCAAGCTGCAATATCTGCTCTACGCCGACGGCTCGCAGGCGCTGCTCATCGTGCTGCAGGGGCTCGACGCCGCCGGCAAGGACGGCACCATCCGCCATTTGTTCTCCGGCATGAATCCGCAGGGCGTCTCCGTCGCCTGCTTCAAGCAGCCGACGCCGATCGAGCATGAGCATGATTTTCTCTGGCGCATCCACGCCCATGCGCCGGCCAAGGGCGGCGTCGTCATCTTCAATCGCTCGCATTACGAGGATGTTCTCGTCGTGCGCGTGCACAAGCTCGTTCCGCGGGACATCTGGTCGAAGCGCTATGACGAGATCAACGAGTTCGAGCATCTGCTGACGCGCGACGGCAATGTGAAAATTTTGAAATTCTATCTGCACATCAGCCCGGAGGAGCAGCTCGCGCGCTTCAAGCAGCGGCTCGACGATCCGGCGCGCAATTGGAAGATCAGCGAGAGCGACTACACGGAGCGCGAATATTGGCCGCAATATGTGGAGGCCTATGAGGAGGCGCTGTCGCGCACCAGCACGAAGCAGGCGCCCTGGTTCGTGGTTCCGTCGAATCACAAATGGTTTCGCGATCTCGTCATCTCGCGCATCGTCGTCGACACGCTGGACGAGATGGGGCTGAAGCTGCCGCCGACGCGCGTCGATCTGGCGCAGATCACGAAGAAATATCACGCGGCCGTGGCCGACGCGAAAAACGGAAGCTTCGGGAAGGGGAAGTAG
- a CDS encoding alpha/beta hydrolase produces MISKAWIALALALCLAGSSSLAAPPAAQKKESEEAADPSQGLPTEVATTHSMSIRGEKLVFLSRAGAVRLRDAQSGAPRVDVAFVSYERSDVDAAARPIAFVFNGGPGAASAWLGLGGISPWRLSLGAGPLSPSAPPVVVDNAESWLPFVDLVFIDPPGTGYSKFLTDNEETRKHFLSAQGDAEALAVVVRKWLATHRRIASPKFLVGESYGGFRAVELAHALRERESIGVEGLVLISPALDFAWLNSPRNLLSLAGRLPSYAAVARDAKQRAELADVEAYASGDFLVDLLKGPRDKEALERLDANVARFTGLESRIVTEEGGRVALKTFLRDRLRASHLVSSAYDGAVTGFDPRPFSRESDWSDPVLDALAAPLGAAMTRVTIEKLQWPIGDARYEILNHKVARDWDFGRGGRANAESVSTLRDELALDARLKVLVAHGLADLVTPYYASKLLIDQLPAFGETSRVRLVTVPGGHMSYIRDDSRRLLRDEARKTIEGK; encoded by the coding sequence ATGATTTCCAAAGCCTGGATTGCGCTCGCGCTGGCTCTTTGTCTCGCCGGCTCCTCGAGCCTCGCCGCGCCGCCCGCGGCGCAGAAAAAGGAGAGCGAGGAGGCGGCTGACCCATCGCAAGGCCTTCCGACCGAGGTCGCGACCACGCATTCCATGTCGATTCGCGGCGAGAAGCTGGTCTTCCTCTCCCGCGCCGGCGCAGTGCGGCTGCGCGACGCCCAGAGCGGCGCGCCGCGCGTCGATGTGGCTTTCGTCTCCTATGAGCGCTCCGACGTCGATGCGGCGGCCCGGCCCATCGCCTTCGTCTTCAATGGCGGACCGGGCGCGGCTTCCGCCTGGCTCGGCCTCGGCGGAATCTCGCCCTGGCGCCTGTCGCTGGGCGCGGGGCCGCTGTCGCCCTCTGCGCCGCCCGTCGTCGTGGACAATGCGGAGAGCTGGCTGCCTTTCGTCGATCTCGTCTTCATCGATCCGCCGGGCACGGGCTACAGCAAATTTCTCACCGACAATGAGGAGACGCGAAAGCATTTCCTCTCCGCGCAGGGCGACGCCGAGGCGCTCGCAGTCGTGGTGCGCAAATGGCTGGCGACGCATCGGCGCATCGCCTCGCCGAAGTTTCTGGTCGGCGAGAGCTATGGCGGCTTTCGCGCTGTCGAGCTCGCTCATGCGCTGCGTGAGCGCGAGAGCATAGGCGTCGAAGGGCTGGTGCTGATCTCGCCGGCGCTGGATTTCGCCTGGCTGAACAGCCCGCGCAATCTCCTGTCGTTGGCGGGCCGCCTGCCGTCCTATGCGGCGGTGGCGCGCGACGCCAAGCAGCGCGCCGAGCTCGCCGATGTCGAAGCCTACGCCTCCGGCGATTTTCTCGTCGATCTGCTCAAAGGTCCGCGCGACAAGGAGGCGCTGGAGCGGCTCGACGCCAATGTCGCTCGCTTCACCGGGCTCGAATCGCGGATCGTGACGGAGGAGGGCGGCCGCGTCGCGCTGAAGACCTTTCTGCGCGATCGTCTGCGCGCCTCGCATCTCGTCTCCAGCGCCTATGACGGCGCGGTGACGGGCTTCGATCCGCGGCCCTTCTCGCGCGAGAGCGATTGGTCCGATCCGGTGCTCGACGCGCTCGCCGCGCCGCTCGGCGCCGCCATGACGCGGGTGACGATCGAGAAGCTGCAATGGCCGATCGGCGACGCGCGCTATGAGATTCTCAATCACAAGGTCGCGCGCGATTGGGACTTCGGCCGCGGCGGCCGCGCCAATGCGGAGTCGGTCTCGACGCTGCGCGACGAGCTCGCGCTCGACGCGCGCTTGAAGGTGCTCGTCGCCCATGGGCTCGCCGATCTGGTGACGCCCTATTACGCGAGCAAGCTGCTCATCGATCAGCTGCCCGCCTTCGGCGAGACCTCTCGCGTGCGGCTCGTGACCGTGCCCGGCGGACACATGTCCTATATCCGCGACGATTCTCGCCGTCTGCTGCGCGACGAGGCGCGCAAGACGATCGAAGGCAAATGA
- a CDS encoding DUF167 family protein yields the protein MAEAAAWSAEGDGVALWVRLTPKGGRDAVEGVERLADGRAVLKARVRAAPEDGRANDALVDLVAETIGAPRRSVSIASGHTARLKKLFIAGDPARLLAALEKTGATRNG from the coding sequence ATGGCGGAGGCCGCGGCCTGGAGCGCGGAGGGCGACGGCGTCGCCCTCTGGGTTCGGCTGACGCCCAAGGGCGGCCGCGACGCGGTCGAAGGCGTCGAGCGTCTCGCCGACGGCCGGGCGGTGCTCAAGGCCAGGGTGCGGGCGGCGCCCGAGGACGGGCGCGCCAATGACGCGCTGGTCGATCTCGTCGCCGAGACGATCGGCGCGCCGCGCAGATCCGTGTCGATCGCATCCGGTCACACGGCGCGGCTGAAAAAGCTCTTCATCGCGGGAGATCCCGCACGGCTCCTCGCAGCGCTGGAGAAGACCGGCGCGACAAGAAATGGTTGA
- a CDS encoding plasma-membrane proton-efflux P-type ATPase yields the protein MSLTTRTRPTHAADVPPAAADYSKMPLEEVLTRLGVDPKRGLSPEEARRRLKAYGLNALPEKRIPLWRKVVGYFAGPMAYMIEAAAIVSALIGHWNDFAIILALLLFNAGLEFWQDRKASNALAALKKGLAPEATVLRDGDWSAKPAAELAPGDIVKIRLGVVVPADLRLVAGDYASIDQAALTGESLPVGKKVGDVAYSGSIVKQGEMIGVVTATGGNTFFGRTASLVAGAGAASHAQKAMFEIGDFLIVVAVALAVVLVAVKVYRDLVVADDWSMADALSILQFVLVLMVASIPVAMPAVFSVTMALGALALSKEKAIVSKLSAIEEMAGVDILCSDKTGTLTKNQLTLSEPILFDSKDAQDCILAAALASKLEDRDAIDTACIDALKDKDALKAYSMTKFTPFDPVSKRTQAMVTDARGKSIIVSKGAPQAIVDLVHPDASVAQRVKSIVAELAEKGSRSLAVARSEDDGASFQLLGVLPMFDPPRADSKATIAAARAKGVVVKMVTGDDTAIAIETARQLGLGDHIVAAADIFPKDLDPNHLSVDVVDAIERADGFARVFPEHKYAIVKALQQRGHLVAMTGDGVNDAPALKQADCGIAVSGATDAARGAAALILTAPGLSVISSAIDEARRIFGRIESYTTYRVALTIDIMFVVVLSSVFLGFTPLTAAMIVVMSLLDDAPIMTIAYDNTPVEPRPIRWRMPRLLAIATMLGLVCVIESFGLLLIGVRALAHEPLKEAMQLFTPQQLQTMMFLQLVVGGHLLLLVARTRRWFFMPPFPAWKLLFAIVATQILAAAMCYFGWLVPPISPRLIGIVWAYCIAFMFVLGLVRKIVARVVDHRMKRQEKSVATVERPLAGGLALAAQKSN from the coding sequence ATGTCGCTGACGACCAGGACGCGCCCGACGCATGCCGCAGACGTTCCTCCGGCGGCGGCCGACTACAGCAAGATGCCGCTGGAGGAGGTTCTCACGCGGCTCGGCGTCGATCCCAAGCGCGGGCTTTCGCCGGAGGAGGCGCGCCGAAGGCTGAAAGCCTATGGCCTCAATGCGCTCCCGGAGAAGCGCATTCCCTTGTGGCGCAAGGTCGTCGGCTATTTCGCCGGACCCATGGCCTATATGATCGAGGCGGCGGCGATCGTCTCCGCGCTGATCGGCCATTGGAATGATTTCGCCATTATTCTCGCTCTGCTGCTGTTCAATGCGGGGCTCGAGTTCTGGCAGGATCGCAAGGCCTCCAACGCGCTGGCGGCGTTGAAGAAAGGCCTCGCGCCCGAGGCCACGGTGCTGCGCGACGGCGATTGGAGCGCCAAGCCCGCGGCCGAGCTGGCGCCCGGCGACATTGTGAAGATAAGGCTCGGCGTGGTCGTTCCCGCCGATCTGCGGCTCGTCGCCGGCGATTACGCCTCGATCGACCAAGCCGCGCTGACGGGCGAATCTCTGCCGGTCGGCAAGAAGGTCGGCGATGTGGCCTATTCCGGCAGCATAGTGAAGCAGGGCGAGATGATCGGCGTCGTCACGGCGACGGGCGGCAACACATTTTTCGGCCGCACGGCGAGCCTCGTCGCCGGCGCGGGCGCCGCGAGCCATGCGCAAAAGGCCATGTTCGAGATCGGCGATTTTCTCATCGTCGTCGCTGTCGCGCTCGCGGTGGTTCTCGTCGCGGTGAAGGTCTATCGCGATCTCGTCGTCGCCGACGACTGGAGCATGGCGGACGCCCTCTCCATTCTGCAATTCGTGCTGGTGCTGATGGTCGCCTCCATTCCAGTGGCCATGCCGGCGGTGTTCTCGGTGACGATGGCGCTCGGCGCGCTCGCGCTGTCCAAGGAAAAGGCGATCGTGTCCAAGCTCTCGGCGATAGAGGAGATGGCGGGCGTCGATATTCTGTGCTCCGACAAGACCGGCACGCTCACCAAGAATCAGCTGACCTTGAGCGAGCCGATCCTTTTCGATTCCAAAGATGCGCAGGATTGCATCCTCGCCGCCGCGCTCGCTTCCAAGCTCGAGGATCGCGACGCCATAGACACCGCCTGCATCGACGCGCTGAAGGACAAGGATGCGCTCAAAGCCTATTCGATGACGAAATTCACGCCCTTCGATCCGGTGAGCAAGCGCACGCAGGCGATGGTCACGGACGCGCGCGGTAAATCGATCATCGTCTCCAAAGGCGCGCCGCAGGCGATCGTCGATCTCGTCCATCCCGACGCCAGCGTGGCGCAGCGCGTGAAGAGCATCGTCGCCGAGCTGGCGGAGAAGGGCTCGCGCTCGCTGGCCGTGGCGCGATCGGAGGACGATGGCGCCAGCTTCCAGCTGCTCGGCGTCCTGCCCATGTTCGATCCGCCGCGCGCCGATTCCAAGGCGACCATCGCCGCCGCGCGCGCCAAGGGCGTGGTGGTGAAGATGGTGACGGGCGACGACACGGCGATCGCCATAGAGACGGCGCGCCAGCTCGGCCTCGGCGATCACATCGTCGCAGCCGCCGATATCTTCCCGAAAGATCTCGACCCCAATCATCTTTCCGTCGATGTCGTCGACGCGATCGAGCGGGCGGACGGCTTCGCGCGCGTGTTTCCCGAGCATAAATATGCGATCGTGAAGGCCTTGCAGCAGCGCGGCCATCTCGTCGCGATGACGGGCGACGGCGTCAATGACGCGCCGGCGCTGAAGCAGGCCGATTGCGGAATCGCCGTCTCCGGCGCCACCGACGCCGCCCGCGGCGCCGCGGCGCTGATTCTCACCGCGCCGGGCCTGTCCGTCATCTCCAGCGCCATAGACGAGGCGCGGCGCATCTTCGGACGCATAGAGAGCTACACCACCTATCGTGTGGCGCTGACGATCGACATCATGTTCGTCGTCGTGCTGTCGAGCGTGTTCCTCGGCTTCACGCCGCTCACCGCGGCGATGATCGTCGTCATGTCGCTGCTCGACGATGCGCCGATCATGACCATCGCCTATGACAACACGCCGGTGGAGCCGCGGCCGATACGCTGGCGCATGCCGCGATTGCTGGCGATCGCGACCATGCTCGGCCTCGTCTGCGTCATCGAATCCTTCGGGCTGCTGCTCATCGGCGTTCGCGCTCTAGCGCATGAGCCGCTGAAAGAGGCCATGCAGCTGTTCACGCCGCAGCAATTGCAGACGATGATGTTCCTGCAGCTGGTCGTCGGCGGCCATCTGCTGCTGCTGGTCGCGCGCACGCGGCGCTGGTTCTTCATGCCGCCTTTTCCGGCGTGGAAGCTTCTCTTCGCGATCGTGGCGACGCAGATTCTCGCCGCCGCAATGTGCTATTTCGGCTGGCTCGTGCCGCCGATCTCGCCGCGGCTCATCGGCATCGTCTGGGCCTATTGCATCGCCTTCATGTTCGTCCTCGGCCTGGTGCGCAAGATCGTGGCGCGCGTCGTGGACCATCGCATGAAACGGCAGGAGAAGAGCGTCGCCACCGTCGAGCGGCCGCTCGCCGGCGGGCTCGCGCTCGCGGCCCAAAAGTCCAATTGA
- a CDS encoding MaoC family dehydratase — protein sequence MSKSKVGNFFEDFSLGQVIRHAAPRTVTAGDVALYTALYLPRFAVQSSAAFAQAIGYREAPIDDILVFHFVLGKTVPDVSLNAIANLGYADFKFLAPVYPGDTLTASSEVIGLKENSNKETGVVYVRSTGKNQRGETVLDYARWVMVKKRDKDAPVGPEVVPTLPKSVAPADLGKAVPAINVAAYDKDLAGSPYFWGDYEVGEKIDHIDGMTVEEAEHQIATRLYQNNSKVHFNQYYEAQGRFGKRIIYGGHVISLARALSFNGLENAFHIAAVNGGRHVNPLFAGGTVFAWSEVLDKAEIPGRSDIGALRLRLVAAKDHPPADFPLTTAEGKPHPDVLLDLDYWAVLPR from the coding sequence ATGAGCAAGTCGAAGGTCGGAAATTTTTTCGAGGATTTCTCGCTGGGTCAGGTGATCCGCCACGCCGCGCCGCGCACGGTGACGGCGGGCGACGTCGCGCTCTACACGGCGCTCTATCTGCCGCGCTTCGCCGTCCAATCCTCGGCGGCCTTCGCCCAGGCGATCGGCTATAGAGAAGCGCCGATCGACGATATTCTCGTCTTCCATTTCGTGCTCGGCAAGACCGTGCCGGATGTCTCTCTGAACGCCATCGCCAATCTCGGCTATGCCGATTTCAAATTTCTCGCGCCCGTCTATCCGGGCGACACGCTGACGGCGAGCTCCGAGGTCATCGGCCTCAAGGAGAACTCCAATAAGGAGACCGGCGTCGTCTATGTGCGCTCCACCGGCAAGAATCAGCGCGGCGAGACGGTGCTCGACTACGCCCGCTGGGTGATGGTGAAGAAGCGCGACAAGGACGCCCCCGTCGGGCCGGAAGTCGTGCCGACGCTGCCGAAATCCGTCGCCCCCGCCGATCTCGGCAAGGCCGTGCCAGCGATCAACGTCGCCGCCTATGACAAGGATTTGGCCGGCTCGCCCTATTTTTGGGGCGATTACGAAGTGGGCGAGAAGATCGACCATATCGACGGAATGACCGTGGAGGAGGCCGAGCATCAAATCGCGACGCGCCTCTACCAGAACAATTCCAAGGTCCATTTCAATCAATATTACGAGGCGCAAGGGCGCTTTGGAAAGCGCATCATCTATGGCGGGCATGTGATCTCGCTCGCCCGCGCGCTCTCTTTCAACGGTCTCGAGAACGCCTTCCATATCGCCGCGGTGAATGGCGGGCGCCATGTCAATCCGCTGTTCGCCGGCGGCACCGTCTTCGCCTGGTCGGAAGTGCTGGACAAGGCCGAAATTCCCGGTCGCTCGGACATTGGCGCGCTGCGCCTGCGGCTCGTCGCCGCCAAGGACCACCCGCCGGCGGATTTCCCGCTGACGACGGCCGAAGGCAAGCCGCATCCTGACGTGCTGCTCGATCTCGACTATTGGGCGGTTTTGCCGCGCTGA
- a CDS encoding glycosyltransferase family 1 protein, which translates to MTRPIVYDATHLVSLGTASGAAGIGRLDLAFARHFAAHPRLACGAHYGARGPHALAPSRLSRIVADVGAAFAPDDSTEWTRLRGWLLGEEPAPIATAPASRSALGQFLWRAPLRLANDGPRALPPDALYLNIAQHACEFPLLFRWLEQRPDMRAVFFLHDLLPLDRPELFRRGYEALFRRRVDTILRHANALLTTSEAVAERVEREIARKGARIPIHVEPPPSTQGEAMVARDEDLARCDYFVLVSTLEPRKNHLMLLNLWRALAAGPRPAPKLVLVGGRGWENEQIVDMLNRCEALRPHVRWTSDLPTAALRHLLSNANALLMPSFAEGYGLPVVEALSLGTPAIVSDIPVFHEIAQERALFLSPIDGLGWKRAIEDFSMTDSPRRLAAIDAARRFEAPNWPRYFERVESFLDSL; encoded by the coding sequence ATGACGCGCCCGATCGTCTATGACGCGACACATCTCGTCTCGCTCGGAACGGCGTCGGGCGCGGCCGGCATCGGGCGCCTCGACCTCGCCTTCGCGCGCCATTTCGCCGCGCATCCACGCCTTGCCTGCGGCGCGCATTACGGCGCGCGCGGCCCGCATGCGCTCGCACCCTCTCGCCTCTCTCGAATCGTCGCCGACGTCGGCGCCGCCTTCGCGCCAGACGATTCGACGGAGTGGACGCGGCTCCGCGGCTGGCTGCTCGGCGAGGAGCCTGCGCCCATCGCCACCGCCCCGGCGTCGCGCAGCGCCCTCGGCCAATTTCTCTGGCGCGCGCCGCTGCGTCTCGCCAATGACGGGCCGCGCGCGCTGCCGCCGGATGCGCTCTATTTGAACATTGCGCAGCACGCCTGCGAGTTTCCGCTGCTGTTTCGATGGCTGGAGCAACGGCCGGACATGCGCGCCGTCTTCTTCCTGCACGATCTTCTGCCGCTCGATCGGCCGGAGCTGTTCCGCCGTGGCTATGAGGCGCTGTTTCGCAGGCGAGTCGACACCATCCTGCGCCACGCCAATGCGCTGCTGACGACGAGCGAAGCCGTCGCCGAGCGCGTCGAGCGCGAGATCGCGCGCAAAGGCGCGCGCATTCCGATTCATGTCGAGCCGCCGCCATCGACGCAGGGCGAGGCCATGGTCGCACGGGACGAAGATCTGGCGCGCTGCGATTATTTCGTGCTCGTCTCGACGCTGGAGCCACGCAAGAATCACCTGATGCTGCTCAATCTCTGGCGCGCTCTGGCCGCTGGCCCACGGCCGGCGCCCAAGCTCGTCCTCGTCGGCGGACGCGGCTGGGAGAATGAGCAGATCGTCGACATGCTGAATCGCTGCGAGGCGCTCCGTCCCCATGTGCGCTGGACCAGCGACCTGCCCACGGCCGCGCTGCGCCATCTGCTTTCCAACGCCAATGCGCTGCTGATGCCGAGCTTCGCGGAGGGCTATGGCCTGCCGGTGGTCGAGGCGCTCTCGCTCGGAACGCCGGCCATCGTCTCCGACATTCCCGTGTTTCACGAGATCGCGCAGGAGCGCGCGCTGTTTCTGTCGCCCATAGACGGGCTCGGCTGGAAGCGCGCGATCGAGGATTTCTCGATGACGGACTCGCCCCGCCGTCTCGCCGCCATCGACGCCGCACGCCGCTTCGAGGCGCCGAATTGGCCCCGCTATTTCGAGCGTGTCGAGAGCTTTCTCGACAGTCTTTGA